Below is a genomic region from Thermithiobacillus plumbiphilus.
CCAGCGCCAGGCGAGGTTCAGCGACTTCGCCATCCTCTATCGCGGCAACCATCAGGCGCGCGCCTTCGAGACCGCCCTGCGCGCCGCCCGGGTGCCCTATCATCTGACCGGCGGCACCTCGTTCTTCGCGCGTGGCGAGATCAAGGATCTCATGGCCTATCTGCGCCTCCTGGTGAATCCGGACGATGACCTCGCCTTCCTGCGTGCGGTGAACACGCCGCGCCGGGGCATCGGCGGCACCACCCTGGAGGCCTTGGGGCAATTCGCCCAAAAGCGTGACAAGAGTCTCTTTGAAGCCATCTGGGAGCCGGATCTTGGCGAGCATCTGCCCACTCGCGCCCTGGAGGCCCTACGCGGCTTCGGTGACTGGATCAATCGCACCAACGAGCAGATCGACAAGACCACCACCACGGATGGCGAACTCGCCGCCGAGCTGCGGCGCCTGCCGGACGCCATCGACTATCCCGGCTATCTGCGCGACCAGTTCGATGAGCGTGGCGCCAGCCGCCGGCTGGAGAACATCAACAGTCTCTTTGACTCGGTACAGCGCATGCTCGAAACCGAGGATGGCCCCCGCAGCCTGCCCGAGATCCTTGGCCGGCTTAGTCTCTTTTCTGTACTGGAGCGCCAGGAAGAGGAGGGCGGCGACGAGGTTCGCCTGATGACCCTGCACGCCGCCAAGGGCCTGGAGTTTCCCTATGTGTTTCTGGTGGGCATGGAGGAAGGTTTCCTGCCGCACCGCAACAGCATCGACTCGGATAACATCGAGGAAGAGCGGCGCCTGGCCTATGTCGGACTCACACGCGCCCAATTCCTGCTGGTGCTGACCATGGCCAGAAAGCGTCGCCGCTATGGCGAGTGGATCGCCGGCGAACCCTCGCGCTTCCTGAGCGAGCTGCCCGCCGAGGACCTGCGCTGGGAAGGCGAGAACAACAGCGAGGAACAGCGCCAGGCGGTTGCCCAGGGGACGCTGGCGCAGTTGCGCCAGATGCTCGGTAGCAAATAGAACGCGGCTTTGATTCAGGCCGGTCATCCGCTAGTATGATAGGAACGATTGCAAATTGTCCGCGAGGTCTTCCCATTGCAGGACCCCCGTTTCGAGCCCCTCTTGCAGCAACTGGAAAGTTTCTTTGCCGACTACCGGGCGCAGCGCGGCAAGCGACAGGACGATGACCCGCGCCTGCTGCTCCTGAACCGCCAGATCGAGCAGTTGCAGGCCGAGAATCAGCGCTTGCGCGAACGCCAGGAGGTGGTCTGCGGACGGCTGGAACGCCTGCTCAACGATCTGGAACCGGTCGAGGAGTGACATTGGACATCAAGCAGCCGGTCAACGGCGCCTCTCAGACCATCAATATCCAGTTGCTCGGGCGCAGCTACCGGATTGCCTGTCCCCCGGAAGAGGCGGATTGCCTGCTGGACGCCGCCAGCTATCTCGACCAGCAGCTGGAGCAGGCGCGGCGTTCGGGAAGGATCGTCGGGACTGACCGGCTGACGCTGATGGTGGCCCTGAATCTGGCCGCCGAAGTGGTGCAATTGCAGGCCCAGGTGGCAGCGCAAAAGGGCGATCTCGACAGCCTCGCCGGACGGCTCCAGGGCATGGTTGACAGCCTCATTCAATCGGGATAAGGTGGTTTTGCATCCCCTGCGGTGCTCGTAGGTACGGGTAAATTCTTGAACCAACAGTTATCACCCTGGGAGCTTCATGATCGTCGTGGTGAGCCGCTCTAGCGAGTAGCCTGAAGCGACGTGGAGGCGCCCACCTGACCTTCGGGTTCAAGGGAAACAACCTACGGCACAGGCGGGGGATGTCTCATTTCAAAATCCCCATTAGATTCTCCAGATGATCGACAAAAAGGTTTTGCGCCGGGACATGCGGCGTCTGCGCCGCGCCATTTCCGATGAGCAGGCGCATCAGGCCGCCCGCCGTCTGGCTCGCGAACTGAGCCGCAATCCGCGCTTTCTGGCCGCGCGCAGCATCGCCTTTTACTTGACTAATGATGGCGAGATCGATCCCACCTTATTGCTGCGTTTGGCCCTGCGGATGAAAAAGCAGGCTTTTCTCCCGGTGCTCGATCCACTCTTTGGCCGTTCCCTGCGCTTTGCCCGGCTGCGGCCCGGTACCGCCATGCGCGCCAACCGCTTCGGCATTCCGGAGCCTGTCGTACCGCGCCGCGCCTTGCTGAAAGCGCGCCAGCTCGATCTCATTCTCACGCCACTGGTGGCCTTTGATCCCCACGGTGGACGCCTTGGCATGGGCGGCGGCTTTTATGACCGCGCCCTGCAGCATCTGGGCTGGTCGCGCCACTGGCGCCGCCCGCATGTGATCGGCCTGGCCTATGAGCTGCAAAAGATCCCGCAGCTGCCGCGCGAGTCCTGGGATATCGCCCTCGATGGCATTCAGACCGAACAGGCCTGGTACCCCGCGGCATCTTAGCGCCTTCGGCGCATGGCCAGAGGCGGGCGCATGCACTATCATGGGCAGTTCTTCGAGGGAGCTTGACCATGAATCTGCTGTTTGTCGGTGATGTCGTTGGCGAACCCGGGCGGCGCGTGCTGCTCAGGCATCTGCGCCCGCTCAAGGACAAGCTGATGCTGGATTACATCGTCGTCAATGCCGAGAACATCGCCGGCGGCTTCGGCGTCACGGAGAAGATCTGCCGGGAGCTCTTCGAGCACGAGGTGGATGTCATCAGTTCCGGGAATCATATCTGGGACCGCAAGGAAGCCCTGGAGTACATCACCCGCGAACCGCGCCTGCTGCGGCCCCACAATTTCCCCTCCGGCACACCCGGCAGCGGCTGGCATGTCGGCCAGACCGCCAGTGGCGAGCCCGTCGGCGTGCTCAACCTCATGGGCCAGGCCTTCATGCATCCCACCCTGGACTGTCCCTTTCAGGCCGCCGACCAGGTGCTGGCCGCCAAGCCCGACAACCTGAAGATGATCCTGGTGGACATGCACGCCGAGACCACCAGTGAGAAGATGGCCCTGGGCTGGCATCTCGATGGCCGGGTATCCGCCGTGGTCGGCACCCATACCCATGTGCCCACGGCCGATGAGCGGGTGCTGTCGCGAGGTACGGCGTATATCAGCGATGTCGGCATGACCGGCCCCTACGATTCGGTGATCGGCATGAAGAAGGAGGGGGCTCTCAAGCGCTTTCTCACCAAACTCCCCGAGCGCCTGGAGGTGGCGCCCGGGCCGGCCACGCTCAGCGCCGTGCTGATCCGCGTGGATCCCGTCAGTGGCCGCAGCCAGGGCATCGAAAGAATCAGCATCCGCGAATGATCCTGCCTGTGACAAAGCTTGACTGTCGGCAGATCGTTTTTTGCTTATAATCGCGCTTTTGCGGTTCGGCAAACTTTTGCCGGCGTTTGAAGATACTGGGGCGAGGCATGAAGGCAGGGCAGGGCAGACAGCAGGCTGGCATGGACGGCAAGGAAAGACGGGCAGCGGTGTCGCTGGCGGGCATGTTCGGCTTGCGCATGCTGGGGCTGTTTCTGGTGCTGCCGGTGTTTTCCATCTATGCCCATCAGCTCGAAGGCGTGCGCGAGCATCCGGCGCTGATCGGCCTGGCGCTGGGCGCCTATGGCCTCACCCAGGCGCTGCTGCAGATCCCCTTTGGCATGCTCTCCGACCGCTATGGCCGCAAGCCCGTCATTCTCATCGGCACCATACTCTTCATTGCCGGTAGCTGGATCGCGGCGGCCTCCGACTCCATCTACGGCGTCCTGATCGGGCGTATCGTGCAGGGCGCGGGGGCGGTGGCCTCCGTCATCATCGCGCTCTCGGCGGATCTGACGCGCGAGGAGAACCGCACCAAGGCCATGGCCATGATCGGCATCACCATTGGTCTCTCCTTTGCCGTGTCGCTGGTGCTGGGTCCCCTGCTGGCAAGCTGGATCGGTGTCGATGGCATCTTCTGGCTGATCGGCGGGCTGGGCCTGATCTCGCTGATCTTTCTTTACACCGTGGTGCCCACACCAAAGCTGCTGCGCCACCACCGCGATGCCGAACTCAGTCCGGCCATGGTGGCCGGGGTGATGAAGGATCCCGAACTGCTGCGCCTGGATTTTGGCGTCTTTGCCCTGCACGCGGCACTCACCGCGCTCTTCGTGGTGCTGCCGCTGGTGCTGATGGACCCGCGCCATCCGCTATTGCCGCTGGAGCGCCAGTGGGAGCTGTATCTGCCGGTGATGCTCATCGCCTTCGCTCTGATGGTGCCCTTCATCATCATTGCCGAGTCAAGGCGCAAGATGAAGCAGGTCTTCGTCGGCGCCATCGCCACGCTCGCCATATCCGTGCTCATCATGGCCTTGTCGCATGACTCCCTGGCCTGGATTGCCTTGGCCCTGCTGGTGTTTTTCACCGGCTTCAATGTGCTGGAGGCGAGCCTGCCCTCACTGATATCGAAAATTTCGCCGGCCGGCGTGAAGGGCACGGCCATCGGGGTTTATACCACCGCCGAATTTCTCGGGGCCTTTGTCGGTGGCGCAATCGGCGGCCTGCTCTACGACCCGGTACAGAACAACTACGCCACCGTGTTCTGGGCGGTGCTGGGGCTGTTTGTCGCCTGGCTGCTGGTCGCCATCGGCATGCGCCAGCCGCGCTATGTTGCCACCCGGGTGCTGCATGTGGGCGCGGTGAGCGAGCTTGAGGCCCGCGCGATCGAGGCCCGCCTGCTGGCCATTCCCGGCGTGGTCGAGGCTGCGGTCTTCCCTGACGAGGAGGTAGCCTACTGCAAGGTCGACAGCAAGGTGGTCGACGAGAGCGCCCTGGCCGCGGTCATGCGCGTGGCAGGCGACGAGGGGCTGGCTACCTCGCCCTGAGTTGTTTTGCCGATGGACAGGCGTGGACATGCCGGGTAAAATCAGCCCTCGTCACATGCGCGGTTAGCTCAGCTGGATAGAGCGTTGGCCTCCGACGCCAAAGGTCATAGGTTCGAATCCTATACCGCGCGCCATGAACATAGAGGGCTTGCAGGCAACTGCAGGCCCTTCTTTCATTTTGACCGCTTTCTGCCATTTACCCTGTGCAAGCCCTTCTGGATACCCTGAAAAGGTATTATCCGCAAGGATCTTGGATCTTATACCATTTTGGGTATAATCTGGTCATGATCAACAGGGAAAAACAAATTCATTGGGTCGGTAAATCGCTGCAGGAGTTTCAGGCCATGCTGCAGGCCTTTCCTGACCGCGTGCGGGATACCTGTACATATACCCTCTATCTTGCTCAGTCGGGCAGACGCCACGAACAGGTCCAGTGCATCCAGGAGCTTGA
It encodes:
- a CDS encoding UvrD-helicase domain-containing protein, with protein sequence MAELNPQQQAAVLHAHGPMLVLAGAGSGKTRVITQKIAHLIDKHGVDARHIFAVTFTNKAASEMRERVAQLCQGQPTRGLTVSTFHSLGLQILRQEIHRLGYKKAFSILDASDTVALVRDLLKDNQDDPDLAEGIQGRISRFKNAGLAPEAVPLEGDPLHSRAARLYPFYQRALKAYSAVDFDDLISLPNQLFAHDAEARAHWQERVRYLLVDEYQDTNSAQYQLIKWLLGMRRNLTAVGDDDQSIYAWRGAEAENLHRLGQDFPDLNVIKLEQNYRSTGRILTAANRLIANNPHLYEKQLWSTLGHGEPIRVVRCDDETHEAEKVVSLLLAEKFQRQARFSDFAILYRGNHQARAFETALRAARVPYHLTGGTSFFARGEIKDLMAYLRLLVNPDDDLAFLRAVNTPRRGIGGTTLEALGQFAQKRDKSLFEAIWEPDLGEHLPTRALEALRGFGDWINRTNEQIDKTTTTDGELAAELRRLPDAIDYPGYLRDQFDERGASRRLENINSLFDSVQRMLETEDGPRSLPEILGRLSLFSVLERQEEEGGDEVRLMTLHAAKGLEFPYVFLVGMEEGFLPHRNSIDSDNIEEERRLAYVGLTRAQFLLVLTMARKRRRYGEWIAGEPSRFLSELPAEDLRWEGENNSEEQRQAVAQGTLAQLRQMLGSK
- a CDS encoding cell division protein ZapA yields the protein MDIKQPVNGASQTINIQLLGRSYRIACPPEEADCLLDAASYLDQQLEQARRSGRIVGTDRLTLMVALNLAAEVVQLQAQVAAQKGDLDSLAGRLQGMVDSLIQSG
- a CDS encoding 5-formyltetrahydrofolate cyclo-ligase, with translation MIDKKVLRRDMRRLRRAISDEQAHQAARRLARELSRNPRFLAARSIAFYLTNDGEIDPTLLLRLALRMKKQAFLPVLDPLFGRSLRFARLRPGTAMRANRFGIPEPVVPRRALLKARQLDLILTPLVAFDPHGGRLGMGGGFYDRALQHLGWSRHWRRPHVIGLAYELQKIPQLPRESWDIALDGIQTEQAWYPAAS
- a CDS encoding TIGR00282 family metallophosphoesterase encodes the protein MNLLFVGDVVGEPGRRVLLRHLRPLKDKLMLDYIVVNAENIAGGFGVTEKICRELFEHEVDVISSGNHIWDRKEALEYITREPRLLRPHNFPSGTPGSGWHVGQTASGEPVGVLNLMGQAFMHPTLDCPFQAADQVLAAKPDNLKMILVDMHAETTSEKMALGWHLDGRVSAVVGTHTHVPTADERVLSRGTAYISDVGMTGPYDSVIGMKKEGALKRFLTKLPERLEVAPGPATLSAVLIRVDPVSGRSQGIERISIRE
- a CDS encoding MFS transporter; amino-acid sequence: MKAGQGRQQAGMDGKERRAAVSLAGMFGLRMLGLFLVLPVFSIYAHQLEGVREHPALIGLALGAYGLTQALLQIPFGMLSDRYGRKPVILIGTILFIAGSWIAAASDSIYGVLIGRIVQGAGAVASVIIALSADLTREENRTKAMAMIGITIGLSFAVSLVLGPLLASWIGVDGIFWLIGGLGLISLIFLYTVVPTPKLLRHHRDAELSPAMVAGVMKDPELLRLDFGVFALHAALTALFVVLPLVLMDPRHPLLPLERQWELYLPVMLIAFALMVPFIIIAESRRKMKQVFVGAIATLAISVLIMALSHDSLAWIALALLVFFTGFNVLEASLPSLISKISPAGVKGTAIGVYTTAEFLGAFVGGAIGGLLYDPVQNNYATVFWAVLGLFVAWLLVAIGMRQPRYVATRVLHVGAVSELEARAIEARLLAIPGVVEAAVFPDEEVAYCKVDSKVVDESALAAVMRVAGDEGLATSP